The sequence GCCATGGGCCGTCACCTTTACCCATCCCGAAACCCTCGCGCCCATGAACATCCCGCTTCATCCCTCACAGCTGTATTCTTCGGCGAGCAATCTGGCTATTTTCTGCTTTTTATGGGCGTATCGGCGAAGGAAGAAATTTGACGGGCAGCTGTTCTGGCTGTATGTATTGATTTATGCGCTGACCCGTTCGGCTATTGAACTGTTTCGGGGTGATTTCAGAGGGACCATGCTGTTTGATATGTTTTCTGTTTCACAGTGTATTGGTATTATCATGGCCGTTGTTTCAATTTTAATGATGACGATTCTTAGAAAAAAATCACCGTAAATATGTCTCAAATCAGTTACAAAGCGCTGGAAAAATATCTCGATACCATCAATAACAATAGGCAGGCCGAACGGTTTTCTCCGGTGTACCTGATTTCCGGTGACCCGTGGCTGTGTAAAAATGCATTTGAACTGCTTTTGAATGCCATGCTCCCGGAATCTGAGAGGACGAATGGCTATGAGCCGATTGACGGGGCAAATGAGAAGATTGCTGACGCGGTCGAACGAGTCAATACGTATTCGTTTTTTTCCGGAACGAAAGTGGTGGCGGTTCATGATTCTCAGGTGTTTGATTCAAAACAGGATAAAAACAAGATTCTTGAAAAGGCAAAAACCGCCTGGGACAGCAATGAACCTGCAAAGGCCTCGAAATATCTTGCCAACCTGCTTTCCCTGTTAAATCTTTCTTTTGACGATATCCGCGGCACCGGGCAGCATCTGCTGACACAGGATACCGGCCATAGCGCTTCAGATGACCAGTGGCTCGAAAAATTGGTTCGGTATTGCACAGCCAGCGGCATGTCTGTCTCCGCAGGTAAGGATCATGCCGGAATTCTGGAGGCGGCGATAAAAAAAGGATTTCCCAAAGGAAATCATCTGGTGATTATTGCCGAAAATGCGGATAAGCGTCGAAGCTTGTTTAAGGCAATTGATCAGAACGGAGTCATTATCGACTGCTCGGTGCCGCAGGGAAACCGGAGGGCCGATAAGATCGCCCAGGAAGCCGTTCTGAATGAGAGGATTAAGCCGGTTCTTGAACAATATGGCAAGGCCATGGATAAACAGGCCTATAATGCCCTGTATGATATGACCGGTTTTGATCCGCGCACTTTTTTCAACAACCTGGAAAAACTTGTACTGTATATCAAAGATCGTGAATTGATAACGGTTGATGATGTCCATGCGGTGATCAAACAGACCCGGAAGAGCCCTGTCTTTGAACTGACCGGCGCCGTACTGGATCGGAATCTGGATACCGCGCTCGACTGCCTCAATTCGCTGCTTCGTGATGCGGTGTATCCGCTTCAGATTCTTGCCGCAATCATCAATCAGATCAGAAAACTGCTGCTGGTGAAGTCGTTTACGGCCAGTCAGCATGGACAGTCCTGGCATGACGGCATGAGCTACAGTCAATTCCAGAGCTGTGTGATGCCGGAGATAAAGAAGTTTGACGCTGCGTTGAATGAACACTGGGAACATTGGGCCGATGCCCTGAACAAAAGCGGGGAAGCGGAAACCGAAGGCGCTGTAAAACCTCGGGTTAAAAAGAAAAGCAGGCCGTCTGCCGATCTTTTCGTGGTTCAAAATCCGAATAACCCGTATCCGGTTTATCAGATTGTCAGCAAATCCGGTCATTATACAACTGAAGAACTCTTTGCAATAATGCTGAAGCTGGGTAAGGCAGATGTGAAGTTGAAGACAACCGGACAGAATCCGAAGTTGATCCTGGAAGAAGTGATCTTTGAACTTTGCGGAAAAATGAAGGCTTGATTTCTTTGATTTTAAGCGGAACTGGAGAAAAAATTTCGTGCACGCACAACCGACATATGAGCAGCTGGAAAAGCGGATCAGTGAACTGGAACATGAAAATCAACGCCTCCGGCAGACGGGAAATACATCCCGGGTGGATCCCCTGTATCTGAAGGAATTTATCCAGTATCTTCCTGTGCTGGTATATGTCATGAATCCGGACGGGGTTCCGGTTGCCTGGAATCATGAGTGCGAACGTGTCACCGGGTATGGGGCTGAAGAGATTATTGGCAATAAAGGGTTTTTTGATCGGTTGTTTCCCGGGGATTTTTCCCGGAAGCCGATGACGGCTGATCCGGATCAAAAATCCGAAAAAGATGGACGGGCAACCCGCCGGATAATCTGCAAGGATGGTTCCTGCAAAGTCATATCATGGTCAAGTGTCAGGGGGATAAACCGGATTTCCGGGTATGAGGTCTGGTACATTGGCTGGGATATTACCGTCTGCAAAACCACCGAACAAAAACTCATGGAAATCGAGAAACGGTTTGAATTCGCACTGGAAGGAAGCGGTGACGGGGTTCTGGACTGGAATGTTCAGACCAATGAGGCCGTATTTTCCAGACGGTGGACTGAAATTCTCGGATATGAGGAAAACCGGATTCAGGATATTTTCAGTGAATGGCATAAACGGATCCATCCGGAAGACCGGTCATGGGTATGTGAAGAAATTCACAAACACTTCAACGGACAGACCGCACAGTATAATACCCTCCACCGGGTGATCTGCAAAAACGGGGCTTGTAAATGGATTCTTCACCGAGGCAAAGTCATCACCCGCTCGGCCGATGGGCGCCCCTTGAGATTTGTCGGAACGGTAACCGATATAACCGAAGACCGGAAGATCTGTGATGCCCTTATCGAAAGCGAAGAACGATTCAAAATGCTTGCGGAAAATATTCCCGTGGGGCTCTCGGTAATGAACGCGAACGGGAAATTTGACTATTTCAATCCTCAGTTTATGTCCATGTTCGGCTATGATCTCGGCAATATGCCGGACAAGCGGACCTGGTTTGAAAACGCATACCCGGATGCTTCGTATCGAAAAAATATGACGGCGTTATCTGAAAAGGATTGGGATAATTCCAGCAAAGGGATGGTCAGGGAGAGGATTTCAACGGTTTTTACCTGTGATGGAAGAAAGCGGCTTGTCCACATGAGAGGCGTGTTCATGGGCAACGGTAAGCAGCTGATTACGTATGATGATATTACGGAGCAAAAGCAGGCCGAGGATGCGCTGCGCGAAAGCGAGGAGCGGTTCCGGACCATCTTCGAATCGGCCAGGGATTCCATTTTTATCAAAGACCGGCATCACCGGTATACGCTGGTAAATCCCGCCATGGCCAGGACATTTAAACGGCCTGCGTCAGAAATTCTCGGAATGACGGCAAAAGATCTATTTGGAGACCAAGCCGGTGAGCATTCACGGGAATCGGACACTAAAGTGTTGAAGGGACAAATTGTAGATGAAGTGCAGACGGTTCCGATAAACGGGTCCCGGGGCATCTTTCATGTCATTAAAGCGCCGATTTATTCCTGTCCATCTGAAATTACGGGAATCTGCGGCATAACCAGAGATATTACCCGGACTCAGCAGCTCGAAGCCCAGCTCCGGCAGTCTCAGAAACTGGAGGCTATCGGAACCCTTTCAGGCGGCATTGCCCATGATTTCAATAATATTCTCGGAGCCATTATCGGTTATGCGGAACTGTCGCTGATCAATGGGAATATGGATTGTTATGACCGGTACGAAAATAATTTAAAACAGATTATCAAGGCCTGTCAGCGCGCTAGAGATTTGATCAAACAAATCCTTGCAATCAGCCGCAAATCCGACCAGAATAAACAGTACATCCGGGTGCAGCCGATCATCAAGGAGACGATCCAATTATTGAGAGCCACGTTACCGTCAACCGTTGAGATCCGTCAGCATATTGAACCATCGGATGACTGCATTTTTGCTGATTCCACTCAAATTCATCAAATCATGATGAATATCTGTACAAACGCCGCGTACGCCATGAAAGACAAAGGAGGCATCCTGGAGGTCGGGTCGATGCAGACTGCACTTACCGAAGAGCAATGCGATCGCTATCCGAATGCGCATCCGGGCCCATACTGCAAACTGTCGGTTACCGATACCGGATGCGGGATAAATCAGGATGTGCTGGAGAGAATATTCGATCCGTATTTTACGACAAAGCCCAAAGGAAAGGGAACCGGACTCGGGCTTGCGGTGGTAAACGGAATTGTCACTGGCTGTGGCGGTTTTATTCAGGTTGAGAGCAAGGCCGGGATCGGATCGGCATTTGATATTTTTCTTCCGTCATTCAAAAAAAAAGAAAAGGTGAGCATCAGGGAGCAGCGGCCGATTTTGCGAGGAACCGAACGAGTTCTGTTTGTTGATGATGAGCCTTCGCTGGTTGAGGTGAGCAAGTACGCTCTGGAACAATTGGGCTATCAGGTGACGGCGGTTACCAGCTCTTTGAAAGCGTTGGAGATTTTTAGCGAAAATCCCGACGGCTATGACCTGGTTGTAACCGATATGACCATGCCGCAAATGACAGGAGATAAACTGGCAAGCGAAATTATGAAGATTCGAAACGATATTCCAATTATTATGTGCACCGGTTTCAGTGAGGGGATGGACAGGAATAAAGCCCTGCATATGGGGATCAAAGAATTCATGGTAAAGCCCTTTATAATCAAGGAGCTTGCCGATACTATCCGTAATGTGTTGAGTTGAAAACAGGTTTCCAATGCATCGGACTCAGGAGAATGTGTCATGTCAAAAACTAAAATTGTCTGCACCATCGGCCCTTCCAGTCAAACCCCTGAAATAATCACCCGGATGATCCAAAGCGGTATGAATGTGGCCAGACTCAATTTTTCACACGGTACCCATGCGGATCATCTGGAAAAAATTCGTCTCATTCGAATGATTTCTGATCAGCTGGAAAAGCCGGTAGCGATTTTGCAGGATCTATGCGGGCAGAAAATCAGGGTGGGCAGCATTCGTGAACCCGGAATCCGTCTTAAATCCGGTGAACAGTTTATTCTGACCAGTCAGCTGATTGAAGGCGCCGGTAATCGGGTACCGGTCTCCTATCGTAATCTGCCCGGAGAAGTCAAACCCGATGACCGGATCATGCTGGCCGATGGCCTGATGGAACTGATTGTTGAAAAAACCACGGATACGGAAATATTCTGCCGGGTGATCACCGGTGGGTTGCTGACATCGAACAAGGGGATCAATCTGCCATCGGGTTCTATCAGCGCGGAATCCATTACGGAAAAAGACAAGGTGGATCTGATGCTGGGCCTGGCCAACGATGTGGATTATGTCGCGCTGTCGTTTGTACGCTCGGCAGCGGATGTACTGAAAATTCGGGAAATCATTCATGAACAGGGGAAAAACACCCCTGTCATTGCCAAAATTGAAAAGCATGAAGCCTTGAATCATGTTGATGAAATCATGGATGTTTCTGACGGAATCATGGTGGCCAGAGGGGACCTCGGGGTGGAAATCCCCCTGGAACAGGTGCCCGGTATTCAAAAGATGTTGATCAGGCGGGCTAACGCGCTGGGCAAACCGGTAATCATTGCAACCCAAATGCTCAGATCCATGGTGGATTCACCCCGTCCGACGCGGGCCGAGGCCGCGGATGTGGCCAATGCCGTACTCGATGGAGCTGATGCGGTTATGCTTTCGGAAGAAACCGCCAGTGGTGATTTTCCCGTCAAGGCGGTTCAGTATATGGTGCGTATCGCCAAAGATGCGGAACGGTATTTTCCCCACAAAATGTATCTGCAGCTGAGACAAAAAAAAGAGATCTCCGAATCCGTTGCGTATGCTACCTGCATTCTGGCCGATAACCTGGAAGCCACGGCCATTCTTGCAACCACCCGTTCCGGGTTTACCGCCCGTCAGATTTCCAGATTCAGGCCGATTCCTGATATTATAGCGCTATCCCCGGACAAGAAGGTGATCCGGAGCCTGGCACTTTATTGGGGATGCATTCCGGTTTTATTCGATGATATTTCGGATACGGACAGGATGATCGAGGTGGCTGCGGATACAGCGCTTAAAACCGGAAAGGTTCATGAAGGGGACCTGGTCGTTATTACGGCTGGCCATCCGTTGTGGGTGCCGGGTACGACCAATATGGTGAAGGTGAAGAAACTATAAGGTGAAAGAACAATGATGGGATTTATCAGACGTCAGGAAGAACGTTTGGCTATCAGTCTGCTGATGAGGCAGTACGGAAAACGGGATATTCCTGCTCCGGAACTTGCCGAATTGAAGCGCCAGTCAGGTAAAATTATTGATGAAGCGCATCGGATTGCCCGGGAAAGAGGGAAAAACGTGATGTCGATTATGAAAGAACTGGTTGTGGATTTTAAGAAAAAAAATGATAAATCAGATACGGTGTGATACAGATTGTTGCTTTCATTGTGTGAAATCAGGAAGGTCATACATTCTGAATTCACACAATGTTTGAAGCAACATCATGAGATTTTGTTTTGATTGTTCCCACACAGAACAGGAAAATCGGAAATCGCTCGCAATATAGGTTTCCATATTACGATACGTTTTCAAAAGCGTAATGTAATATCGGTATGTTATGATCGAGGGTCCAGGTGTTCTGACGTTATGAAATTGTCATGTCCATCCGAAAGGTGAACCGGATCAGAGAATCCGGCCGGATGGTTTTAACAGATAAGGAGATGATATGACTCGTGTAGCCGTAGTCGGGGCAACCGGGTATGCCGGGGCCGAACTGGTCAGAATTCTGGCAGGCCATGATGATGTAAAATTGACTGTGTTAACATCCCGTCAGTATGCCGGAGTGCGATTTGACCATGTGTATCCGGCGATGAACGGAATTGTCGAACTCGAATGCGAAAATTTCTCGGTTGACCGCATTAGTGAAATGGCGGATGTCGTTTTCATGGCCCTTCCGCATAAGATTCCCATGCAGACCGTGCCGGAGTTGATCGATCGGGGAAAAAAAGTGGTCGATCTTTCAGCGGATTTCAGGTTCAGGGATGTGGCCGTCTATGAAACCTATTATCAGCCCCACACTGCCGCTAAACTGCTTGAAACTTCTGTATACGGGCTTTGTGAGGTGTATGGCGATCAAATCCGGACCGCGAGACTGATTGGAAATCCCGGATGCTATCCCACCAGTATGCTGCTGCCTCTGATTCCCCTGATCAAACACGAGATCATTGATCATCGTACGATCGTTGTGGATTCCAAATCCGGGGTCAGCGGTGCAGGGCGCTCTCTTTCTTTGGGGAGCCATTACTGCCAGGCGAACGAGTCGTTCAAGGCGTATAAAGTCTGCCAGCATCGGCACACTCCGGAAATGGAAGAGGTATTGAGCCATGAAGCCGGGGAATCGGTCCATATTACCTTTGTCCCCCATCTGGTTCCCATGACACGGGGAATGCTTTCCACCATTTATGCGACCCTGACCAAACCGGTCAGCTCCGATGATATTCGAAACTGTCTTTCATCCTTTTACTCCGGACGATCCTTTGTCCGGATTTGCCCTGAAGGCAGTTTCCCGGATACGCTCCATGTCCGGGGTACCAATTATTGTGATATCGGTTTCAAAATCGATCAGCGAACCCACCGGATTGTCATCGTTTCAGTCATCGACAATCTGGTGAAAGGCGCCGCCGGACAGGCCGTTCAGAATATGAATATCATGCTGGGGTTCGATGAGACCAGAGGACTGAATACCGTTCCGTATCCGCTGTAAAACAGCAACTTTCAGGTAGCAGGAAAAGCAGATCAAAATATTAAGGCCCTTCATGTGAAAGGGCCTTTTTTCTTTTTGACAAATTTTGCAGCATCCGACTCTTCGGTTATGTTCAGCGCATAATACCACTGTATATTAAAGGCCAGTTGGTTTACCGTTTCCTCATCGTTCATTTTCAACCCCCAGCCCCCGCAAGGGTGGCGATACGCTTTGCTCTCTTGAGACACAGAGATCGCAGAGACCAGAGCCGGCTGTTTCAGTGCGCTGCGTTTTCTGCGTCTCGAGCGAAGCGGGCGGCAACTGTTCTGCATAAAAAATAAGACACTGAATACCCTACACCCCAATCAGCCCGGGAAGAAACAGAGCGATTTGCGGAAACGGAATCAATAAAACTGTTGCAATGATCAGGGCGATGAGCAGCGGAATGACGCCTTTGAAAATGACCTGAAGCGGCACATCCCTGGCCACGCCACTGACTACATATACATTGATCCCAATCGGCGGGGTAATAACCCCGATCTGGGTGATCAGAACAATCAGAACTCCAAACCATAACGGGTCATATCCAAAGTGGATGACGACCGGGTAAAAAATCGGAACGGTCAGCATGATCAGCGCCAGGGAATCGATGAAACAGCCTCCCGCCAGATAGACCAGAATGATAAATCCCATGATCATATATGGCGGCAGGGCAAGTCCTGATATCCATGCGGCGATATCAAACGGAATACGGGATACGGCCAGGAAATGCCCGAAAATGGTTGCTCCGGTGACGATCACCAGAATCATGCAGGTGATTCGGGTGGTTTCACAAAGAGACGTGATAAATCCATCCCATGAGAGATTGCGTTTGAATACAGCCAGAATCAAGGTTCCAAAAGCACCCACGCCACCTGCCTCGGTGGGCGTAAAAAAACCCGCGAAAAGTCCCCCCATGACCAGAATAAATAAAATGATCGTTTCAATGATACCCGTCAGGGAAGCAATTTTTTCTTTTAAGGAAAATTTTTTGCAACGTGGTGCCAGATCGGGTCTGATTGTAGTCCAAATCACAATGGCCATAACAAAAAGCCCGGTAAGCATTATTCCGGGAAGAAGCCCCGCAATAAAAAGCTCTCCGATGGACTGCTCGGTCATGATCCCATAGACAATAAATATGATGCTGGGAGGAATCAATATCCCCAGGCTGCCTCCGGCTGCCACCACCCCGGTTGCCAGGCTGGGTTTGTAATGATAACGTTTCATTTCCGGAAGGGTGGCCGCAGCCATTGTTGCGGCAGTGGCATTGGTTGAGCCGCATATAGCGGAAAATCCGGCACAGGCGCCGATCGTGGCGATCGCCAGCCCGCCCGGCAGATGTCCCATGAATTTATAAGCGGTATCGAACAGCCTGCTGCTGATTCCAGAGTGAAATGCGAATTGCCCCATGAGTACAAACAGCGGAATGACCGTCAAATTATAGGAGCTGAATACGGAAAACACATCCCGGGCAATTAAATTCATTGACGCGTCAAAAGACACCAGAGACCCGAAGCCGATAAACCCGATCAAGGCCATCAGAAAACCGACCGGCATTTTTGAAAATATGAATAAAAATAAGGCGCTGATTCCAATTAAGCCGACAACTGTGGGGCTCATCGTTCAATTATCCTTCCCAGTGATTGAAAAAAATCTGCTGCCAATACCAGGCAAAGAAGGCCGCATCCGATGGATATTCCATAAACAAACGGGTAAATGGGCATCTGAAGGGTCAATGACACCTCCCCGGCAAGTTTAAGATCGGAGGCATATACGATACATTGCCAGGTGATCAGGCCGAACAGAGACATGGATAGCAGATTATTTACGATATTGATGCTGTGCTGAACACTGTCCGGCAGCTTTTGGACCAGAAATTCCACGGCGATATGTCCCTTTTCTGACGATGTATAGCCCAGGGAAAATGAGATGACAATACATCCGAGCAGGCCAACCATTTCATATACCCCCGGGATGGGCGCAATGAACAGCCGGAGTAAAACATCGGCAGATGTCAGGAGCATCATCATCACAATCGCGATGGCTGAAATCCAGTTGAACCTGTCGGCGATGAATCGAACATATTTTTTTAATCGAATCATTGTATACCTGATTGTAATGGATTATAATAAAATCGTTTGGTTAATCTGAGCTCTGGCATGTGATCTCTGCCCCCAGATTAACCGTCCCCGGGTTGACGGATTTATTTGAGATAAATTTTACTGTATTTGTCAATCAGTTGTCTCAGTCCCGAAATCACCTTGCTACCGTCGATATTTTTTTTGCCGGATTCTGTTATGTAATTCTGAATAATCGGCTCTACCGCTGTTTCCCATCGCTGTTGTTCATTATTGTCTATCTGAATAAATTCGTTGCCGAGACTGAGTGTATAGTTTTGGCCTTCAATATCAACCT is a genomic window of Desulfobacterales bacterium containing:
- a CDS encoding PAS domain S-box protein, whose product is MHAQPTYEQLEKRISELEHENQRLRQTGNTSRVDPLYLKEFIQYLPVLVYVMNPDGVPVAWNHECERVTGYGAEEIIGNKGFFDRLFPGDFSRKPMTADPDQKSEKDGRATRRIICKDGSCKVISWSSVRGINRISGYEVWYIGWDITVCKTTEQKLMEIEKRFEFALEGSGDGVLDWNVQTNEAVFSRRWTEILGYEENRIQDIFSEWHKRIHPEDRSWVCEEIHKHFNGQTAQYNTLHRVICKNGACKWILHRGKVITRSADGRPLRFVGTVTDITEDRKICDALIESEERFKMLAENIPVGLSVMNANGKFDYFNPQFMSMFGYDLGNMPDKRTWFENAYPDASYRKNMTALSEKDWDNSSKGMVRERISTVFTCDGRKRLVHMRGVFMGNGKQLITYDDITEQKQAEDALRESEERFRTIFESARDSIFIKDRHHRYTLVNPAMARTFKRPASEILGMTAKDLFGDQAGEHSRESDTKVLKGQIVDEVQTVPINGSRGIFHVIKAPIYSCPSEITGICGITRDITRTQQLEAQLRQSQKLEAIGTLSGGIAHDFNNILGAIIGYAELSLINGNMDCYDRYENNLKQIIKACQRARDLIKQILAISRKSDQNKQYIRVQPIIKETIQLLRATLPSTVEIRQHIEPSDDCIFADSTQIHQIMMNICTNAAYAMKDKGGILEVGSMQTALTEEQCDRYPNAHPGPYCKLSVTDTGCGINQDVLERIFDPYFTTKPKGKGTGLGLAVVNGIVTGCGGFIQVESKAGIGSAFDIFLPSFKKKEKVSIREQRPILRGTERVLFVDDEPSLVEVSKYALEQLGYQVTAVTSSLKALEIFSENPDGYDLVVTDMTMPQMTGDKLASEIMKIRNDIPIIMCTGFSEGMDRNKALHMGIKEFMVKPFIIKELADTIRNVLS
- the argC gene encoding N-acetyl-gamma-glutamyl-phosphate reductase; the encoded protein is MTRVAVVGATGYAGAELVRILAGHDDVKLTVLTSRQYAGVRFDHVYPAMNGIVELECENFSVDRISEMADVVFMALPHKIPMQTVPELIDRGKKVVDLSADFRFRDVAVYETYYQPHTAAKLLETSVYGLCEVYGDQIRTARLIGNPGCYPTSMLLPLIPLIKHEIIDHRTIVVDSKSGVSGAGRSLSLGSHYCQANESFKAYKVCQHRHTPEMEEVLSHEAGESVHITFVPHLVPMTRGMLSTIYATLTKPVSSDDIRNCLSSFYSGRSFVRICPEGSFPDTLHVRGTNYCDIGFKIDQRTHRIVIVSVIDNLVKGAAGQAVQNMNIMLGFDETRGLNTVPYPL
- the pyk gene encoding pyruvate kinase; the encoded protein is MSKTKIVCTIGPSSQTPEIITRMIQSGMNVARLNFSHGTHADHLEKIRLIRMISDQLEKPVAILQDLCGQKIRVGSIREPGIRLKSGEQFILTSQLIEGAGNRVPVSYRNLPGEVKPDDRIMLADGLMELIVEKTTDTEIFCRVITGGLLTSNKGINLPSGSISAESITEKDKVDLMLGLANDVDYVALSFVRSAADVLKIREIIHEQGKNTPVIAKIEKHEALNHVDEIMDVSDGIMVARGDLGVEIPLEQVPGIQKMLIRRANALGKPVIIATQMLRSMVDSPRPTRAEAADVANAVLDGADAVMLSEETASGDFPVKAVQYMVRIAKDAERYFPHKMYLQLRQKKEISESVAYATCILADNLEATAILATTRSGFTARQISRFRPIPDIIALSPDKKVIRSLALYWGCIPVLFDDISDTDRMIEVAADTALKTGKVHEGDLVVITAGHPLWVPGTTNMVKVKKL
- a CDS encoding TRAP transporter large permease, with the protein product MSPTVVGLIGISALFLFIFSKMPVGFLMALIGFIGFGSLVSFDASMNLIARDVFSVFSSYNLTVIPLFVLMGQFAFHSGISSRLFDTAYKFMGHLPGGLAIATIGACAGFSAICGSTNATAATMAAATLPEMKRYHYKPSLATGVVAAGGSLGILIPPSIIFIVYGIMTEQSIGELFIAGLLPGIMLTGLFVMAIVIWTTIRPDLAPRCKKFSLKEKIASLTGIIETIILFILVMGGLFAGFFTPTEAGGVGAFGTLILAVFKRNLSWDGFITSLCETTRITCMILVIVTGATIFGHFLAVSRIPFDIAAWISGLALPPYMIMGFIILVYLAGGCFIDSLALIMLTVPIFYPVVIHFGYDPLWFGVLIVLITQIGVITPPIGINVYVVSGVARDVPLQVIFKGVIPLLIALIIATVLLIPFPQIALFLPGLIGV
- a CDS encoding TRAP transporter small permease, with protein sequence MIRLKKYVRFIADRFNWISAIAIVMMMLLTSADVLLRLFIAPIPGVYEMVGLLGCIVISFSLGYTSSEKGHIAVEFLVQKLPDSVQHSINIVNNLLSMSLFGLITWQCIVYASDLKLAGEVSLTLQMPIYPFVYGISIGCGLLCLVLAADFFQSLGRIIER